Below is a window of Geomonas oryzisoli DNA.
TTATTTACACTTGAATATTTGATTCATTTCTGCATAATGCGCCCCAAAGGGGTTATGGTATACGCCGACACCGGGCAGCCCCCAGGACCTCCGCCCCCTACGCAAACGGGTACGCAGAAGGAGATCGACTGCCGTGAACACCTCACTGAACCCAGCGGAATTCATAGGATTTCCCAGCAGCGGCGAGCTGCGCTCGGACGCCTTCTACCAGGCCATGGTGAACGCGGTCGATGTCGGCATCCTGGCCGTTAACACCTCGGGCATGGTGATCCTGGCCAACCGGGCTGTCCGGGAAAGCTTCGGCGCCTTCCAGGGGGTGCACCTGAACGACGTACTCCCCGACCTGTGGCCCAAGGTGGCGCAGAGGCTTCTGGGGCACGCGCGCAACACCGAGATCTCCGTGCGCGGCATCGAGTCCAACTTCCTGGTGCGGGTGAGCCCTATGCTGCTGGACCAGGAGCAGGTAGGTGCGGTCTGCGTCTTCGTCGAGAGCACCGAGCTCGAAGAGATGGCCAAGCAGATGGAGTTTTACCAGGGACTTACCCGCGAACTGGACACCATCATCGATTCATCCTCGGACGGCCTGTGGATCTGCGACGCCGACGCCAATGTGGTGCGCATAAACCCCGCCTCGGAGCGGATCAACAACGTCCAGGCTAAGGACGTGGTCGGCCGCAACATGCGTGACCTCATCAACGCCCGCGTCTTCGACCGCTCCGCCACCCTCGAGGTGCTGAGGACACACGGGCGGGTGAACCTCTTGCAACAGCGCGAGGGACGCAAGCTGATCACCACGGCGGCCCCGGTCTTCGACTCTGCCGGCCGCATCACCCGGGTCGTGGTAAGCGAGCGGGATATCACCGAAATCGACAACCTGCAGCGCGAACTGGAGGACCAGGAGGCGATCCGGGACCAGTACCGCAACCAAATGCTGGAAATGCAGCAGGAACAGCAGCTGGAGAACCAGCAGATCATCGCCCGCAGCCCCGCCATGCTCAAGGCGTTGCGCCAGGCGCTCAAGGTCGCCAAGGTGGAGTCGACCGTGCTGATCCTGGGCCCTTCCGGCGTGGGCAAGGGGCTCTTCGCCGACCTGATCCACAAGAACTCGGAGCGCGCCAACAAGCCGCTCATCAAGATTAACTGCGGCGCCATCCCCGAATCCCTCATAGAATCCGAACTTTTCGGCTACGACAAGGGCGCCTTCACCGGCGCTCAGACCGGCGGCAAGCCTGGCTACTTCGAGCTCGCCGACGGCGGCATCCTGTTCCTCGACGAGATCGCCGAGCTGCCGCTCCCCTCCCAGGTGAAGCTTCTGCGCTTCATGGAGGACGGCACCATCATGCGCCTGGGGAGCACCCGCCCCCGCGAGGTGAAAGTGCGCATCCTCGCCGCAACCCACCGTAACCTCGAGCAAATGGTCGAGGAAGGAAAGTTCCGCCTCGACCTGTACTACCGCCTCAAGGTCATACCGATCCACGTCCCTTCCCTCAAGGAGCGCAAGGAATGCCTGCTCCCCCTCATCCTGCACTACATCGAGTGGTACGCAAAGAAGCACAAGACCAGTAAACGCCTCTCCCGCGCGGCCTGCGACACCCTCCTGGGCTATCCCTTCCCCGGCAACGTGCGGGAACTGATGAACCTGTGCGAGCGGCTGGTGGTCATGACCGAGTCCGAGGTGATCAGCCTGCAGGACCTCCCGGCCGACGTGGCCAAGGGCGACACCAGCGAGGCGACCGCCCCGGCGCAGTGGCCGGAGAGCATGACCCTGCCGCAAGTCATTGAAAGTACGGAGCGTGCGCTGCTGGCCCACGCCATCAAATCCCATGGCTGCCAGGCCGACCTGGCCGAGGCGCTCGGCGTGAGCCAGCCGACCATTGCGCGCAAATTAAAACGCTACGGGCTCGCCTGCTGATGGCGCGACCCTGTATACGACCGTTATTCACATGTGAATAATTTTGCCGCCGACCAGGGGTGCCCCAGCGGGGCCGCACCCCGCTCCTCCGTCCCCTGCATCGACCCGTTCATCGTTCATTGTCAGTAAGCATGCGGAGTTTCACCAAACCCCGTTCTGCAAAATCCTCCTTTGCCGCCACAGAGGGCCATTTGGCATGCTTTCTGCTGTATACGGGCTGCCAGCGCCGCGAGGTGCGGGCACCGGGTTCCCTCGGCCGACGGTAGCCGACGTCGTCCACCGCACCGGCCGCGAACCCTGAATGGAATGCGATGCAGGTTGTTTCAAAAACTTTTTTTGGCACATCAAACAACAGGAGGTAGCACAATGAAGTTTGGATTCGTCAGGGTACTGCTGCTCATCGCAGCCCTCTTCGTGGCCATCCCGGTCCACGCGGAGCAGAGGAACTTCTTCAAGATCGGTGTCATCACCGAGCTCTCCGGGGACCTGGTCACCGGCGGCAACATCACCAAGCGCGGCTACGACCTCTGGGCGCAGGAAGTAAACGCCAAGGGTGGCATCGAGATCCAGGGCAAGAAGTACCCGGTCAAGCTGGTGTACGCCGACGCCCAGTCCAACCCGG
It encodes the following:
- a CDS encoding sigma 54-interacting transcriptional regulator, producing MNTSLNPAEFIGFPSSGELRSDAFYQAMVNAVDVGILAVNTSGMVILANRAVRESFGAFQGVHLNDVLPDLWPKVAQRLLGHARNTEISVRGIESNFLVRVSPMLLDQEQVGAVCVFVESTELEEMAKQMEFYQGLTRELDTIIDSSSDGLWICDADANVVRINPASERINNVQAKDVVGRNMRDLINARVFDRSATLEVLRTHGRVNLLQQREGRKLITTAAPVFDSAGRITRVVVSERDITEIDNLQRELEDQEAIRDQYRNQMLEMQQEQQLENQQIIARSPAMLKALRQALKVAKVESTVLILGPSGVGKGLFADLIHKNSERANKPLIKINCGAIPESLIESELFGYDKGAFTGAQTGGKPGYFELADGGILFLDEIAELPLPSQVKLLRFMEDGTIMRLGSTRPREVKVRILAATHRNLEQMVEEGKFRLDLYYRLKVIPIHVPSLKERKECLLPLILHYIEWYAKKHKTSKRLSRAACDTLLGYPFPGNVRELMNLCERLVVMTESEVISLQDLPADVAKGDTSEATAPAQWPESMTLPQVIESTERALLAHAIKSHGCQADLAEALGVSQPTIARKLKRYGLAC